A DNA window from Streptomyces sp. CA-278952 contains the following coding sequences:
- a CDS encoding enoyl-CoA hydratase/isomerase family protein, translating into MTSLDTVLDKDGVRLTVDDAVATVTLTHPAKRNAQSPALWRALTEAGRALPGTVRVVVLRGEGMSFSAGLDRQAFTPEGFDGEPSFLDMARGPEAELDAIIAEYQEAFTWWRRNDLVSIAAVQGHAIGAGFQLALACDLRIVAEDVQFAMRETSLGLVPDLTGTHPLVHLVGYARALEICATGRFVHAEEAERTGLANLVVPADQLDAAARDLAGALVAAPRDAVVETKALLAGALSRDYEEQRVAERAAQGRRLRDLAGITD; encoded by the coding sequence ATGACCTCGCTCGACACTGTGCTCGACAAGGACGGCGTACGGCTCACCGTCGACGACGCCGTCGCCACGGTGACGCTCACCCATCCGGCCAAGCGCAACGCTCAGTCTCCCGCTCTGTGGCGGGCGTTGACCGAGGCCGGAAGGGCGCTGCCCGGCACGGTCCGGGTCGTCGTGCTCCGCGGCGAAGGCATGTCCTTCTCCGCGGGCCTCGACCGGCAGGCCTTCACTCCCGAGGGCTTCGACGGAGAGCCGTCGTTCCTCGACATGGCACGCGGCCCGGAGGCCGAGCTCGACGCGATCATCGCCGAGTACCAGGAGGCGTTCACCTGGTGGCGCCGCAACGACCTGGTGTCGATCGCGGCCGTCCAGGGCCACGCCATCGGCGCCGGCTTCCAGCTCGCCCTCGCCTGTGATCTGCGGATCGTCGCCGAGGACGTGCAGTTCGCCATGCGCGAGACCAGCCTCGGTCTCGTCCCCGACCTCACGGGCACCCACCCCCTGGTGCACCTCGTGGGGTATGCACGCGCGCTCGAAATCTGCGCCACCGGCCGCTTCGTGCACGCCGAGGAGGCCGAGCGCACCGGCCTCGCCAACCTCGTGGTCCCCGCCGACCAGCTCGACGCCGCCGCCCGCGACCTGGCCGGGGCACTGGTCGCGGCACCCCGCGACGCCGTCGTCGAGACGAAGGCCCTCCTGGCCGGGGCGCTCTCGCGCGACTACGAGGAGCAGCGCGTCGCCGAGCGGGCCGCCCAGGGCCGCCGGCTCCGCGACCTGGCGGGCATCACCGACTGA
- a CDS encoding SURF1 family cytochrome oxidase biogenesis protein, whose amino-acid sequence MYRFLLTRQWVILTLLGLALIPTMIELGFWQFHKHEHRVEQNALISRNLDAEPVPVSELTSPGHTVPRSDYWRAVTATGTFDTEHEVVVRRRTSDDDRIGVHVLTPLDLKGGGTVLVNRGWVPAAPDQTAFPDVPPAPRGEVTVAGRLKADETTGSSGIKDLAGLPDRQVMLINSDQQSQLLSRTVLGGYIEQTAPLPTGDLPEQIASPDDSSIGPHMAYAVQWWLFVAAVPVGWIVLVRREKRDREQAAAENATADAPEQPEPASA is encoded by the coding sequence GTGTACCGCTTCCTGTTGACCCGGCAGTGGGTGATCCTCACCCTGCTCGGCCTCGCGCTGATTCCGACGATGATCGAGCTCGGTTTCTGGCAGTTCCACAAGCACGAACACCGGGTCGAGCAGAACGCGCTGATCTCGCGGAACCTCGACGCGGAGCCGGTCCCGGTCTCCGAGCTCACCTCTCCCGGGCACACCGTCCCGCGCTCGGACTACTGGCGTGCGGTCACCGCGACGGGGACCTTCGACACCGAGCACGAGGTGGTCGTCCGCCGCCGGACCTCGGACGACGACCGCATCGGCGTCCATGTCCTGACTCCGCTGGACCTCAAGGGCGGCGGCACCGTCCTGGTCAACCGCGGCTGGGTACCGGCCGCGCCCGACCAGACCGCCTTCCCCGACGTGCCGCCCGCGCCCCGGGGCGAAGTGACCGTCGCCGGCCGCCTCAAGGCGGACGAGACGACCGGCAGCAGCGGCATCAAGGACCTGGCGGGGCTGCCGGACCGGCAGGTGATGCTGATCAACAGCGACCAGCAGTCCCAGCTGCTGTCCCGGACGGTCCTCGGCGGATACATCGAGCAGACCGCCCCCCTGCCGACGGGTGATCTGCCCGAGCAGATCGCCTCCCCCGACGACAGCTCGATCGGCCCGCACATGGCCTACGCCGTCCAGTGGTGGCTGTTCGTCGCCGCCGTCCCGGTCGGCTGGATCGTTCTCGTACGCCGTGAGAAGCGCGACCGCGAGCAGGCCGCGGCGGAGAACGCGACGGCCGACGCCCCCGAACAGCCCGAACCGGCGAGCGCCTGA
- a CDS encoding helix-turn-helix domain-containing protein — MAETLKKGSRVTGAARDKLAADLKKKYDSGASIRALAEETGRSYGFVHRMLSESGVTLRGRGGATRGKKAASA, encoded by the coding sequence GTGGCCGAGACTCTGAAGAAGGGCAGCCGGGTAACCGGCGCCGCGCGTGACAAGCTCGCGGCAGACCTGAAGAAGAAGTACGACTCCGGTGCGAGCATCCGGGCGCTGGCCGAGGAAACCGGCCGCTCCTACGGGTTCGTCCACCGGATGCTCAGTGAGTCCGGAGTGACGCTGCGAGGACGCGGCGGCGCGACACGGGGCAAGAAGGCCGCTTCGGCCTGA
- a CDS encoding Asp23/Gls24 family envelope stress response protein — protein MTESSQRNNPDSGSGGKNLGKRGGGDPGTRGRTTIADGVVEKIAGMAARDVAGVHAMGSGLSRTFGAVRDRVPGGGKSVTRGVKAEVGESQAALDLEIVVEYGVSISDVARDVRENVVAAVERMTGLEVVEVNIAVSDVKLPDDEDDEDESEQRVQ, from the coding sequence ATGACTGAGAGCTCCCAGCGCAACAACCCCGACAGCGGCTCGGGCGGCAAGAACCTCGGCAAGCGCGGCGGCGGTGACCCCGGCACCCGGGGCCGTACCACGATCGCCGACGGCGTCGTCGAGAAGATCGCCGGAATGGCGGCACGCGACGTGGCCGGTGTCCACGCGATGGGCAGCGGCCTGTCGAGGACGTTCGGCGCCGTCCGCGACCGGGTCCCCGGCGGCGGCAAGTCCGTCACCCGCGGGGTGAAGGCGGAGGTCGGCGAGTCCCAGGCGGCCCTCGACCTGGAGATCGTCGTCGAGTACGGCGTCTCCATCTCCGATGTGGCCCGCGACGTGCGCGAGAACGTCGTCGCCGCCGTGGAGCGCATGACCGGGCTCGAAGTCGTCGAGGTCAACATCGCGGTCAGCGACGTCAAGCTGCCCGACGACGAGGACGACGAGGACGAGTCCGAACAGCGGGTCCAGTAG
- a CDS encoding class II aldolase/adducin family protein: MSEQYPESIGRTWLDVVETARRSAADGLVVGTSGNVSARVGDLVLVTPSGVPYDRLGPRDAVGVDLEGRQILGDLGPTSELPLHLAVYRSTDAAAVVHTHAVHATAVSTLVTEVPLVHYAAAVLGGPVRTAAYARYGTPELAEAMLGALEDRTGCLLANHGTVTYGDTLDQAYERTAQLEWLCRLWLTASSVPGRTPALLDTAQLDEVTEALKGYGQPG; this comes from the coding sequence ATGAGCGAGCAGTACCCGGAATCCATCGGCCGGACCTGGCTGGACGTCGTCGAGACCGCCCGCCGCAGCGCGGCGGACGGCCTGGTCGTCGGCACCTCGGGCAATGTGTCGGCACGCGTCGGCGACCTGGTCCTGGTCACGCCCAGCGGGGTGCCCTACGACCGGCTCGGCCCCCGGGACGCGGTCGGAGTCGATCTGGAGGGCCGCCAGATCCTCGGCGACCTCGGGCCGACCAGCGAACTCCCCCTCCACCTGGCCGTCTACCGCTCCACCGACGCCGCCGCCGTGGTCCACACCCACGCCGTGCACGCCACCGCCGTCTCCACCCTCGTCACCGAGGTGCCGCTCGTCCACTACGCCGCGGCCGTCCTCGGCGGCCCCGTCCGCACCGCCGCCTACGCCCGCTACGGCACCCCGGAACTGGCCGAGGCCATGCTCGGGGCCCTGGAGGACCGCACCGGCTGTCTGCTGGCCAACCACGGCACCGTCACCTACGGCGACACGCTCGACCAGGCCTACGAGCGCACCGCCCAACTGGAGTGGCTCTGCCGCCTCTGGCTCACCGCGAGCTCCGTGCCCGGCCGCACCCCGGCCCTGCTCGACACGGCCCAGCTGGACGAGGTGACGGAAGCGCTCAAGGGATACGGCCAGCCCGGCTGA
- a CDS encoding DUF6286 domain-containing protein, with translation MTEPGEPTGSTRRMPTIGQDDAAARTPAPDTSADAREPVPTLEQGDSAAGRFWSARRVPAALLALVLLGGAGLLLYDIAAVRAGRPAMRWRRFLADGLAEQRLDDVAVLIGAGAAALIGLWLILLALTPGLRDLLPMRRDRADVRAGLDRTAAALVVRDRSVEVPGVQSVRVRVGRRKAKVRAHSHFRELDDVRTDLDAVLEKAVRELGLARPPALSVQVHRPEKKG, from the coding sequence ATGACCGAACCCGGTGAACCGACCGGCTCCACCCGGCGGATGCCCACCATCGGACAGGACGACGCCGCCGCGCGCACGCCTGCCCCCGACACGTCGGCCGACGCCCGCGAACCGGTCCCCACCCTGGAACAGGGCGACAGCGCCGCCGGCCGCTTCTGGTCCGCCCGCCGCGTCCCGGCCGCCCTGCTGGCCCTCGTACTCCTCGGCGGGGCCGGGCTGCTGCTCTACGACATCGCCGCCGTACGGGCCGGCCGCCCGGCCATGCGGTGGCGTCGCTTTCTCGCCGACGGACTGGCCGAACAGCGGCTGGACGACGTCGCGGTCCTCATCGGGGCCGGGGCGGCGGCGTTGATCGGACTCTGGCTGATCCTGCTCGCCCTCACCCCCGGACTGCGCGACCTGCTGCCGATGCGTCGCGACCGCGCCGACGTCCGGGCCGGACTCGACCGCACCGCCGCCGCACTGGTCGTGCGGGACCGGTCCGTGGAGGTGCCCGGAGTGCAGTCCGTGCGGGTCAGGGTGGGACGGCGGAAGGCGAAGGTGCGCGCCCACTCCCACTTCAGGGAACTCGACGACGTGCGGACCGACCTGGACGCCGTGCTGGAGAAGGCCGTCCGGGAACTGGGCCTCGCGCGTCCGCCGGCTCTCTCCGTCCAGGTGCACCGACCGGAGAAGAAGGGATGA
- a CDS encoding SDR family oxidoreductase — protein MDLGLKDRVYIVTGATRGLGNATARSLAADGAKLIITGRDEKSVAEAAAELGPEAVGLAADNADPSAAQRLVDTARERFGRLDGILVSVGGPAPGFLADNTDDQWQTAFETVFLGAVRLARTAAAALGEGGVIGFVLSGSVHEPIAGLTISNGLRPGLAGFAKSLADELGPRGIRVVGVLPSRIDTDRVRELDALSGDAEAARAANEARIPLRRYGTPEEFGKTAAFLLSPAASYLTGIMVPVDGGARHGF, from the coding sequence ATGGATCTTGGACTGAAGGACCGCGTCTACATCGTCACCGGAGCGACCCGGGGCCTCGGCAACGCCACGGCCCGCTCCCTGGCCGCCGACGGCGCGAAACTGATCATCACCGGCCGGGACGAGAAGTCCGTCGCGGAGGCCGCCGCCGAGCTGGGCCCGGAGGCGGTGGGGCTCGCCGCCGACAACGCCGACCCGAGCGCCGCTCAGCGCCTGGTGGACACGGCGCGGGAACGCTTCGGACGGCTCGACGGCATCCTCGTCAGCGTCGGCGGGCCCGCCCCCGGCTTCCTCGCGGACAACACGGACGACCAGTGGCAGACGGCGTTCGAGACGGTGTTCCTGGGAGCGGTACGTCTCGCCCGGACGGCCGCGGCCGCGCTCGGCGAGGGCGGCGTGATCGGCTTCGTGCTCTCCGGATCGGTCCATGAGCCGATCGCGGGGCTGACCATCTCCAACGGGCTGCGTCCCGGTCTCGCCGGTTTCGCCAAGTCGCTGGCCGACGAGCTGGGCCCGCGCGGCATCCGGGTGGTGGGCGTGCTGCCGTCCCGGATCGACACCGACCGGGTCCGCGAACTGGACGCCCTGTCCGGCGACGCGGAGGCCGCCCGCGCCGCCAACGAGGCGCGGATCCCGCTGCGGCGCTACGGGACGCCCGAGGAGTTCGGGAAGACCGCGGCCTTCCTGCTCTCCCCCGCCGCCTCGTACCTGACGGGAATCATGGTCCCGGTCGACGGCGGAGCACGGCACGGCTTCTGA
- a CDS encoding glycoside hydrolase family 15 protein yields the protein MTPLIEDYALIGDLQTAALVGRNGSVDWLCLPRFDSGACFAALLGTEENGHWRIAPQGANTSDTCTRRGYAGDSLVLETYWETRTGTVKVIDFMPQRDKSPDLMRIVEGVSGTVDMSSVLRLRFDFGSVVPWVRRSHGHRVAVAGPDSVWLRSEPPVKTWGQQFSTCSSFTVAEGESVAFVLTWHPSHAPRPKLIDPRKALKHTLHDWAKWTDACTYEGPYREAVLRSLITLKALTYGPTGGIVAAPTTSLPEEIGGVRNWDYRYCWLRDATLTLGALVSAGYLEEAEAWRDWLLRAVAGDPADLQIMYGLAGERRLPEMELPWLAGYEHSRPVRIGNAAVRQRQLDVYGEVIDALRLARVAGLDDKPHAWNLQLSLLGFLESTWREPDEGLWEIRGPRRHFVHSKVMAWVAADRAVRSLEENPELPGDADRWRAMRDAVHAEVCEKGYDPERNTFTQSYGSRELDASTLLIVRTGFLPPDDPRVVGTVDAVRAELGSDGLVRRYGTQGASVDGLPGDEGAFLACSFWLVDALQRIGRPDEARELFEHLLELRNDVGLLAEEYDVAAGRQLGNFPQAFSHIGLVNSAVDLAGEDPAG from the coding sequence GTGACCCCACTCATCGAGGACTACGCACTGATCGGCGATCTTCAGACCGCCGCGCTCGTCGGCAGGAACGGTTCCGTCGACTGGCTCTGCCTGCCACGCTTCGACTCCGGCGCCTGCTTCGCCGCCCTGCTCGGCACCGAGGAGAACGGCCACTGGCGCATCGCGCCCCAGGGGGCCAACACCTCGGACACCTGCACCCGGCGCGGGTACGCAGGTGACTCCCTGGTCCTGGAGACGTACTGGGAGACGCGGACCGGCACGGTGAAGGTCATCGACTTCATGCCGCAGCGCGACAAGTCGCCGGACCTGATGCGGATCGTCGAGGGCGTCAGCGGCACCGTCGACATGAGTTCGGTGCTGCGGCTGCGCTTCGACTTCGGTTCGGTGGTGCCCTGGGTGCGGCGTTCGCACGGCCACCGGGTGGCGGTCGCCGGCCCCGACTCCGTATGGCTGCGCAGCGAACCGCCGGTCAAGACGTGGGGCCAGCAGTTCAGCACCTGCTCCTCGTTCACCGTCGCCGAGGGCGAGAGCGTGGCGTTCGTGCTGACCTGGCACCCCTCGCACGCGCCGCGCCCGAAACTGATCGACCCGCGCAAGGCGCTGAAGCACACCCTCCACGACTGGGCGAAGTGGACCGACGCCTGCACCTACGAAGGCCCCTACCGCGAGGCCGTGCTGCGCTCCCTGATCACCCTGAAGGCACTGACGTACGGCCCGACGGGCGGCATCGTGGCGGCCCCGACCACCTCCCTGCCGGAGGAGATCGGCGGCGTACGGAACTGGGACTACCGCTACTGCTGGCTGCGGGACGCCACGCTGACCCTCGGGGCGCTGGTCTCGGCCGGCTATCTGGAGGAGGCGGAGGCCTGGCGGGACTGGCTGCTGCGGGCCGTCGCCGGGGACCCGGCCGACCTCCAGATCATGTACGGGCTGGCGGGCGAGCGGCGGCTGCCCGAGATGGAGCTGCCCTGGCTCGCCGGCTACGAGCACTCCCGGCCTGTGCGCATCGGTAACGCGGCCGTCCGTCAGCGTCAGCTCGATGTGTACGGCGAGGTCATCGACGCGCTCCGGCTCGCCCGCGTCGCCGGGCTCGACGACAAGCCGCACGCCTGGAACCTCCAGCTCAGCCTGCTCGGCTTCCTGGAGTCGACCTGGCGCGAGCCGGACGAGGGGCTGTGGGAGATCCGCGGCCCCCGGCGGCACTTCGTGCACTCCAAGGTGATGGCCTGGGTCGCCGCCGACCGGGCGGTGCGCTCGCTGGAGGAGAATCCCGAACTGCCCGGCGACGCCGACCGCTGGCGGGCGATGCGGGACGCCGTGCACGCCGAGGTCTGCGAGAAGGGGTACGACCCCGAGCGGAACACCTTCACCCAGTCCTACGGTTCTCGGGAGCTGGACGCCTCGACGCTGCTCATCGTGCGGACCGGGTTCCTGCCGCCGGACGACCCGCGGGTGGTCGGCACGGTGGACGCGGTCCGCGCCGAGCTGGGCAGCGACGGGCTGGTCCGTCGCTACGGCACCCAGGGCGCCTCCGTGGACGGACTGCCGGGCGACGAGGGGGCGTTCCTCGCCTGCTCGTTCTGGCTGGTGGACGCGTTGCAGCGGATCGGCAGGCCGGACGAGGCGCGGGAGCTGTTCGAGCATCTGCTGGAGCTGCGCAACGACGTGGGCCTGCTGGCCGAGGAGTACGACGTGGCGGCGGGGCGGCAGCTGGGGAACTTCCCGCAGGCCTTCAGCCATATCGGACTGGTGAACTCCGCTGTCGACCTGGCCGGGGAGGACCCGGCAGGATAG
- a CDS encoding DEDDh family exonuclease, translating to MTMLDDRQTAAPWPTAYPQGYAVVDVETTGLARDDRIISAAVYRLDALGNVEDHWYTLVNPERDPGPVWIHGLTSDVLEGAPLFPDVAAELSERLKDRVLVAHNAAFDWSMIAREYARAAVIAPVEHRLCTIALAKELRLPLPNHKLASLAAHFGVVQQQAHHALDDARVLAEAFRPSLHAAARGGVRLPLLECRPLTEWSDSPVTPRVGYQPSRQQNSWRPSRKRPACPYPNPGRYEKEKPLQQGMRVAFSGDTSIDRELLEDRAVEAGLHVATSVSRLTSLLVTNDPDAATSKTQKAKTFGTPILEESAFTHLLRDVAPAEPSPGATLPHQAPAPSSE from the coding sequence GTGACCATGCTCGACGACCGCCAGACAGCCGCACCATGGCCGACCGCCTACCCCCAGGGGTACGCGGTCGTCGACGTGGAGACCACCGGACTCGCCCGCGACGACCGGATAATCTCCGCCGCCGTCTACCGGCTGGACGCCCTGGGCAATGTCGAGGACCACTGGTACACGCTGGTCAACCCGGAGCGGGACCCCGGGCCCGTCTGGATCCACGGGCTGACGAGCGACGTACTCGAAGGCGCGCCGCTCTTCCCCGACGTGGCCGCCGAGCTGTCGGAGCGGCTCAAGGACCGGGTGCTCGTCGCGCACAACGCGGCGTTCGACTGGTCGATGATCGCCCGCGAGTACGCGCGTGCGGCGGTGATCGCCCCCGTCGAGCACCGGCTGTGCACGATCGCGCTGGCCAAGGAGTTGCGGCTGCCGCTGCCCAACCACAAGCTGGCCTCCCTCGCCGCGCACTTCGGCGTCGTACAGCAGCAGGCCCACCACGCCCTGGACGACGCCCGGGTGCTGGCCGAGGCGTTCCGGCCGAGCCTGCACGCCGCCGCCCGGGGCGGGGTGCGGCTGCCGTTGCTGGAGTGCCGTCCGCTGACCGAGTGGTCCGACTCACCCGTCACCCCGCGTGTCGGCTATCAGCCCTCCCGGCAGCAGAACAGCTGGCGGCCCTCGCGTAAGCGGCCGGCCTGCCCGTATCCCAATCCGGGGCGGTACGAGAAGGAGAAGCCGCTCCAGCAGGGGATGCGGGTGGCCTTCTCCGGGGACACCTCGATCGACCGGGAGCTACTGGAGGACCGGGCGGTGGAGGCCGGCCTGCACGTGGCGACCAGTGTGTCGCGGCTGACCAGTCTGCTGGTGACCAACGACCCCGACGCCGCCACCTCCAAGACGCAGAAGGCGAAGACCTTCGGGACGCCGATCCTGGAGGAGAGCGCCTTCACCCATCTGCTGCGCGACGTCGCCCCCGCCGAACCGTCTCCGGGGGCGACCCTGCCGCACCAGGCCCCCGCACCGTCATCGGAGTGA
- a CDS encoding ABC-F family ATP-binding cassette domain-containing protein — translation MITASGIELRAGARILIESASFRIAKGDRIGLVGRNGAGKTTLTKCLAGEGTPAGGTITRSGEVGYLPQDPRTGDLDILARDRILSARGLDTILRKMRENEERMANGQGATREKAMKKYERLETEFLTKGGYAAEAEAATIAAALSLPDRVLGQPLHTLSGGQRRRVELARILFSDADTLLLDEPTNHLDADSVVWLRDYLKSYRGGFIVISHDVDLVETVVNKVFYLDANRSQIDVYNMGWKLYQQQREADEKRRKRERQNAEKKAATLNAQADKMRAKATKTVAAQNMAKRADRLLSGLEAVRVSDKVAKLRFPDPSPCGKTPLMAEGLSKSYGSLEIFTDVDLAIDKGSRVVILGLNGAGKTTLLRLLGGAEKPDTGEIIEGHGLKLGYYAQEHETLDPERTVLENMRSAAPDLDLVAVRKTLGSFLFSGDDVDKPAGVLSGGEKTRLALATLVVSSANVLLLDEPTNNLDPASREEILGALRTYKGAVVLVTHDEGAVEALQPERIILLPDGVEDLWGADYRDLVALA, via the coding sequence GTGATCACCGCTTCCGGCATCGAGCTGCGCGCCGGCGCCCGCATCCTCATCGAATCCGCTTCCTTCCGTATCGCCAAGGGCGACCGCATCGGCCTCGTCGGCCGCAACGGAGCGGGCAAGACCACCCTCACCAAGTGCCTCGCGGGCGAGGGCACCCCCGCCGGGGGCACCATCACCAGGTCCGGTGAGGTGGGCTACCTCCCGCAGGACCCGCGCACCGGCGACCTCGACATCCTCGCCCGCGACCGCATCCTCTCCGCCCGCGGCCTCGACACGATCCTGCGCAAGATGCGCGAGAACGAGGAACGGATGGCGAACGGGCAGGGCGCCACCCGCGAGAAGGCGATGAAGAAGTACGAGCGGCTGGAGACGGAGTTCCTCACCAAGGGCGGGTACGCCGCCGAGGCCGAGGCCGCCACCATCGCCGCCGCGCTCAGCCTGCCCGACCGGGTCCTCGGCCAGCCGCTGCACACGCTCTCCGGTGGTCAGCGCCGCCGCGTCGAACTGGCCCGGATCCTCTTCTCGGACGCGGACACCCTGCTCCTGGACGAACCGACCAACCACCTCGACGCCGACTCCGTCGTCTGGCTGCGCGACTACCTCAAGTCCTACCGCGGCGGCTTCATCGTGATCTCCCACGATGTCGACCTGGTCGAGACGGTCGTCAACAAGGTGTTCTACCTCGACGCCAACCGCTCCCAGATCGACGTCTACAACATGGGCTGGAAGCTCTACCAGCAGCAGCGCGAGGCCGACGAGAAGCGCCGCAAGCGCGAGCGCCAGAACGCCGAGAAGAAGGCCGCGACCCTCAACGCGCAGGCCGACAAGATGCGCGCCAAGGCCACCAAGACGGTCGCCGCCCAGAACATGGCCAAGCGCGCCGACCGGCTGCTCTCCGGCCTGGAGGCCGTCCGGGTCTCCGACAAGGTCGCCAAGCTGCGCTTCCCCGACCCCTCCCCCTGCGGCAAGACCCCGCTGATGGCGGAGGGCCTCTCCAAGTCGTACGGCTCGCTGGAGATCTTCACCGACGTCGACCTCGCCATCGACAAGGGCTCCCGCGTCGTCATCCTGGGCCTCAACGGCGCCGGAAAGACCACGCTGCTCCGGCTGCTCGGCGGCGCCGAGAAGCCCGACACCGGCGAGATCATCGAGGGACACGGACTCAAGCTCGGGTACTACGCCCAGGAGCACGAGACCCTCGACCCGGAGCGCACGGTCCTGGAGAACATGCGCTCCGCCGCACCTGACCTCGACCTCGTGGCCGTCCGCAAGACGCTCGGCTCCTTCCTCTTCTCCGGCGACGACGTCGACAAGCCCGCGGGCGTGCTCTCCGGTGGCGAGAAGACCCGACTCGCCCTCGCGACCCTGGTCGTCTCCTCCGCCAACGTGCTCCTGCTCGACGAGCCGACGAACAACCTCGACCCCGCCAGCCGTGAGGAGATCCTCGGCGCGCTGCGCACCTACAAGGGCGCGGTCGTTCTCGTCACCCACGACGAGGGCGCCGTCGAGGCGCTCCAGCCGGAGCGGATCATCCTGCTCCCGGACGGCGTCGAGGACCTCTGGGGAGCGGACTACCGCGACCTCGTCGCCCTCGCCTGA
- a CDS encoding alpha/beta hydrolase — protein sequence MRPVTATATAVTTILGVGATAVAAGRYASDVALKAAPGRPLPADRRLTVHATAAGQVTLTRSFSALRPGTYGLSGPSVHAVVGPVVEGASQAADTVVRRLESVGRGLLEPGVKVRLTPALYDGDPSADLGLDHQEVEIPGELGTLPAWYVPGARDTWVITVHGLGTTRAHPMNLMPFLRGQGFPVLDLAHRGDPGAPRPADGLGHFGASEWRDLDAALRWALRYGARNVIVHGWSTGATMALYAAVESPLRDRISGLVLDSPVLDWAVTLRALAAARGVPGALLPLAVRAAQGRTGLNAAPLLETSAPASLRTPTLILHGPDDTIAPWSSSRELAARRPDVVSLHAVPQAPHASMWNAGPARYEETLRRFLTPLM from the coding sequence GTGCGCCCGGTAACCGCGACGGCAACGGCCGTCACCACGATCCTCGGCGTCGGTGCGACAGCGGTCGCGGCCGGCCGGTACGCCAGCGACGTCGCCCTCAAGGCGGCGCCCGGACGTCCCCTCCCCGCCGACCGCAGACTCACCGTGCACGCCACGGCGGCCGGACAGGTCACCCTGACCCGGTCCTTCTCGGCGCTCAGGCCCGGCACCTACGGCCTGTCCGGACCCAGCGTCCACGCGGTCGTCGGGCCCGTCGTCGAAGGGGCCTCCCAGGCCGCCGACACCGTCGTCCGCAGGCTGGAGAGCGTCGGCCGGGGGCTCCTCGAACCGGGCGTGAAAGTGCGGCTCACCCCCGCGCTGTACGACGGTGACCCGAGCGCCGACCTGGGCCTGGACCACCAGGAGGTCGAGATCCCCGGCGAGCTGGGAACCCTGCCCGCCTGGTACGTCCCCGGCGCCCGCGACACGTGGGTCATCACCGTGCACGGCCTCGGCACCACCCGGGCCCACCCCATGAACCTGATGCCGTTCCTGCGCGGACAGGGCTTCCCCGTGCTCGACCTCGCCCACCGGGGCGACCCCGGAGCCCCCCGCCCCGCGGACGGCCTCGGCCACTTCGGCGCCTCCGAGTGGCGCGACCTCGACGCCGCCCTCCGCTGGGCCCTGCGCTACGGGGCCCGCAACGTGATCGTCCACGGCTGGTCCACCGGCGCCACCATGGCCCTGTACGCCGCGGTCGAGTCCCCGCTCCGCGACCGGATCAGCGGCCTCGTCCTCGACTCCCCGGTGCTGGACTGGGCGGTCACCCTGCGCGCCCTGGCCGCGGCCCGCGGCGTCCCGGGCGCCCTGCTGCCGCTCGCCGTCCGCGCCGCCCAGGGCAGGACCGGACTGAACGCCGCCCCGCTGCTGGAGACCTCGGCGCCCGCCTCCCTGCGCACCCCGACCCTGATCCTGCACGGCCCGGACGACACCATCGCCCCCTGGAGCTCCTCCCGCGAGCTCGCCGCCAGGCGCCCGGACGTGGTCAGCCTCCACGCCGTACCGCAGGCTCCGCATGCGTCGATGTGGAACGCCGGCCCGGCCCGCTACGAAGAGACCCTGCGACGCTTCCTCACGCCCCTGATGTGA
- the amaP gene encoding alkaline shock response membrane anchor protein AmaP: MRSTVNRVLLALAGLVLVVVGGAVLAAGLGASVPSWWPWDGKTDVLLSAADRQRWRDDGWWWPTVIAVLAVLVVLALWWFLAQLRRGRLADVLVDSGDGEGAQLRGRALEGVLAGEAEALDGVGRAQAMLTGRRTAPRARVRLLMEPHAAPLGTLNAFADGALAHARDSAGLDGLPAEVRLRAGKHRAERVS; encoded by the coding sequence ATGCGCTCCACCGTCAACCGGGTCCTGCTGGCCCTGGCCGGGCTGGTGCTGGTCGTCGTCGGCGGGGCGGTGCTCGCCGCCGGCCTCGGCGCCTCCGTGCCGTCCTGGTGGCCCTGGGACGGCAAGACCGACGTGCTGCTGAGCGCGGCCGACCGGCAGCGCTGGCGCGACGACGGCTGGTGGTGGCCGACGGTGATCGCCGTCCTCGCCGTCCTCGTGGTCCTAGCTCTGTGGTGGTTCCTCGCCCAGCTCCGCCGCGGCCGGCTCGCCGACGTACTGGTGGACAGCGGCGACGGCGAAGGGGCCCAGCTGCGGGGCCGCGCCCTGGAGGGCGTCCTCGCCGGGGAGGCGGAAGCACTGGACGGGGTGGGCCGCGCCCAGGCGATGCTGACCGGCCGCCGCACCGCGCCCCGGGCCCGGGTCCGCCTGCTGATGGAACCGCACGCCGCGCCCCTGGGGACGCTGAACGCGTTCGCCGACGGGGCGCTGGCCCACGCACGCGACTCGGCCGGTCTGGACGGACTGCCCGCCGAGGTGCGCCTCAGGGCCGGCAAGCACCGCGCGGAGCGGGTGTCCTGA